One window of Triticum dicoccoides isolate Atlit2015 ecotype Zavitan chromosome 5A, WEW_v2.0, whole genome shotgun sequence genomic DNA carries:
- the LOC119303750 gene encoding ADP-ribosylation factor-like, giving the protein MGLTFTKLFSRLFAKKEMRILMVGLDAAGKTTILYKLKLGEIVTTIPTIGFNVETVEYKNISFTVWDVGGQDKIRPLWRHYFQNTQGLIFVVDSNDRDRVVEARDELHRMLNEDELRDAVLLVFANKQDLPNAMNAAEITDKLGLHSLRQRHWYIQSTCATTGEGLYEGLDWLSSNIASKP; this is encoded by the exons atggggctCACGTTCACCAAGCTGTTCAGCCGCCTGTTCGCCAAGAAGGAGATGCGGATCCTGATGGTGGGTCTCGACGCCGCCGGAAAGACCACCATCCTCTACAAGCTCAAGCTCGGCGAGATCGTCACCACCATCCCCACCATCG GGTTCAATGTTGAAACTGTGGAGTACAAGAACATCAGCTTCACTGTCTGGGATGTCGGGGGTCAggacaag ATCAGGCCACTGTGGAGGCATTACTTCCAGAACACACAGGGTCTCATCTTTGTTGTGGACAGCAACGATAGGGACCGTGTTGTTGAAGCAAGGGATGAGCTCCACAGGATGCTGAATGAG GATGAGTTACGTGATGCTGTGCTGCTTGTGTTTGCTAACAAGCAAGATCTTCCAAATGCCATGAATGCTGCTGAGATCACTGATAAGCTTGGCCTGCACTCCCTTCGCCAGCGACACTG GTACATCCAGAGCACTTGTGCTACAACAGGGGAGGGACTGTATGAAGGCCTGGACTGGCTGTCCAGCAACATTGCCAGCAAG CCCTAA
- the LOC119303749 gene encoding probable DNA gyrase subunit A, chloroplastic/mitochondrial, whose amino-acid sequence MALSRAAALRLPLPRLLRGPSASLVAAAGAASRRRAAAGPAPALRFLCAVPSPSSSRSGKSAPRARRRDGDDDGDGAAVTKERIVQVELHKEATDAYMSYAMSVLLGRALPDVRDGLKPVHRRILYAMHEMGLASRKPYRKCARVVGEVLGKFHPHGDSAVYETLVRMAQDFSMRYPLVQGHGNFGSIDADPPAAMRYTECRLDPLTEAMFLTDLELNTVDYVPNFDNSQKEPSLLPARVPSLLLNGSSGIAVGMATNIPPHNLGELVDALSAIIQNPDATLQELLEYMPGPDFPTGGILMGNDGILEAYRTGRGRIVMRGKTVMETIDEKTKRTAIIINEVPYQTNKSTLVQRIAELVEDKVLEGISDIRDESDRAGMRVVIEVKRGANPAIVLNNLYRHTALQSSFSCNMVAILDGHPKLMGLKEILQAFLDFRCSVIERRAKFKLSQALERKHIVEGIVIGLDNLDAVIQVIRETSNHTVAKEALAKEYGLSEKQAEALLDITLRKLTSLERKKFIDEANSLSESISKLNELLSSKKLMFQLIEQEAADLKSKFATPRRSFLEDSANGEVDDMDVIPNEEMLLILSEKGYLKRMNPNTFNLQNRGTIGKSVGKMRTNDNMSDFIVCQTHDHILYFSDKGIVYSERAYKIPECTRVAAGTPLVQLLNLSDGERITSIVPVNKFVEDQYLVMLTVNGYIKKVPLNAFASIRSTGIISMRLVPGDELKWVRLCRDDDLVALASQSGMVIVNTCNKLRPHGRTTRGMGAMRLKEDDKMAAMDIIPSTTHTMPGKTVSRVRDLSPPWLLFIAENGYGKRVPLNAFRQSSFNRVGLRGYKLPEDCRLAAVFVVGEPTDDDASEEQVVLVSHGGTVNRIKVKDISIQGRGAKGVILMRLEHAGKIQSASLISATAAEEILED is encoded by the exons ATGGCCCTCTCCCGCGCCGCGGCGCTCCGCCTCCCGCTCCCGCGCCTCCTCCGCGGGCCCTCcgcctccctcgttgccgccgccggggccgcctcccgccgccgcgccgccgcgggtCCCGCGCCCGCCCTCCGCTTCCTCTGCGccgtcccctccccctcctcctcgcgctccggGAAGTCTGCCCCTCGCGCGCGCCgccgcgacggcgacgacgacggggatggggcCGCCGTGACCAAGGAGCGGATTGTGCAGGTGGAGCTCCACAAGGAGGCCACCGACGCGTACATGTCCTACGCCATGTCCGTGCTGCTCGGCCGCGCCCTCCCCGACGTTCGCGACGGGCTCAAGCCGGTGCACCGCCGGATACT CTATGCAATGCATGAAATGGGCCTTGCATCTCGTAAGCCATACAGAAAATGTGCCAGAGTCGTTGGTGAG GTACTCGGTAAATTCCATCCTCATGGAGATTCAGCCGTCTATGAAACTTTAGTGCGAATGGCTCAG GACTTTTCAATGAGGTACCCACTTGTTCAAGGACATGGTAACTTTGGTTCAATAGATGCCGATCCTCCCGCTGCAATGCGATACACAGAGTGCCGCTTGGAT CCATTAACAGAAGCCATGTTCCTGACTGATTTGGAGCTGAATACA GTTGACTACGTTCCGaactttgataattcacagaaagaaCCATCTCTGTTGCCAGCTCGTGTTCCATCACTACTGTTGAATGGATCTTCTGGAATTGCA GTTGGAATGGCGACGAATATTCCTCCCCACAATCTGGGAGAACTTGTTGATGCACTCTCTGCTATAATTCAAAACCCTGATGCTACG CTCCAAGAACTACTGGAATACATGCCTGGTCCTGACTTTCCTACAGGAGGGATACTCATGGGAAATGATGG TATTTTGGAGGCCTATAGAACCGGGCGTGGTCGAATTGTGATGAGAGGCAAAACCGTCATGGAAACAATTGATGAGAAAACCAAGCGCACGGCTATCATAATTAATGAG GTTCCGTACCAGACAAATAAATCTACTCTAGTCCAAAGGATAGCGGAGCTTGTTGAAGACAAG GTGTTAGAAGGCATCAGTGATATTCGGGATGAAAGTGACCGTGCTGGAATGCGTGTAGTTATCGAG GTGAAAAGAGGTGCAAATCCTGCCATTGTCCTGAACAACCTGTATCGTCATACAGCATTGCAGTCTAGTTTTAGCTGCAACATGGTAGC TATTCTTGATGGGCATCCAAAACTGATGGGACTGAAGGAAATTCTTCAG GCGTTCCTTGACTTCAGATGCTCTGTTATTGAAAGGCGTGCAAAGTTTAAGCTTTCACAAGCTCTAGAAAGAAAGCATATTGTGGAG GGCATTGTCATTGGTCTTGACAATTTAGATGCTGTAATTCAAGTGATAAGAGAAACATCAAATCACACCGTGGCAAAGGAAGCTTTAGCAAAGG AATATGGTCTATCTGAGAAGCAAGCAGAAGCACTTTTGGACATTACACTTAGGAAACTTACTTCCCTTGAG CGGAAGAAGTTTATTGATGAAGCTAATTCATTGTCGGAGAGCATTTCAAAGTTAAATGAGCTCCTGTCAAGCAAGAAACTTATGTTTCAG CTTATCGAACAAGAAGCAGCTGATTTAAAGAGCAAATTTGCTACCCCACGACGTTCTTTCCTAGAAGATTCAGCAAACGGCGAAGTTGATGATATGGATGTTATTCCTAACGAAGAAATGCTTTTG ATTCTTAGCGAGAAAGGCTATCTTAAGCGGATGAATCCCAACACCTTCAATTTACAAAACCGGGGGACAATTGGAAAATCTGTTGGAAAGATGCGAACGAATGACAATATGTCGGATTTCATTGTCTGCCAAACACATGACCATATTCTTTATTTCAG TGACAAGGGGATAGTATACTCTGAACGTGCTTATAAGATACCTGAATGCACAAGAGTTGCTGCTGGGACTCCATTAGTACAG CTGCTCAATTTGTCTGATGGGGAGAGAATAACCTCCATTGTTCCTGTGAATAAATTTGTTGAAGACCAATATTTAGTGATGCTGACTGTTAACGGCTATATCAAGAAAGTTCCTCTTAATGCCTTCGCGTCAATCAGGTCAACAGGAATCATTTCAATGCGCCTG GTTCCCGGCGACGAGCTCAAGTGGGTCCGTCTCTGTAGGGATGACGACCTTGTTGCTTTGGCTTCACAAAGTGGGATGGTTATAGTCAACACATGCAACAAG CTTCGTCCGCATGGAAGAACTACAAGAGGTATGGGTGCAATGAGGCTAAAGGAAGATGACAAGATGGCAGCCATGGATATAATTCCATCGACAACCCATACAATGCCTGGAAAAACTGTCAGCAG GGTCAGAGACTTGAGTCCTCCATGGCTGCTCTTCATAGCTGAAAATGGTTATGGGAAGCGTGTGCCCCTAAATGCTTTCCGTCAATCAAGCTTCAATAGAGTAGGCTTGCGAGGCTACAAG CTTCCAGAAGATTGCCGCTTAGCTGCTGTGTTTGTCGTTGGGGAACCGACTG ATGACGATGCAAGTGAGGAGCAGGTTGTTTTAGTTAGCCATGGTGGCACTGTAAACAGAATCAAGGTCAAAGATATATCCATCCAGGGTCGTGGGGCAAA GGGAGTAATTCTGATGAGGCTGGAGCATGCTGGGAAGATCCAGTCAGCTTCACTAATATCAGCCACAGCCGCGGAAGAGATCTTGGAAGATTGA